A single region of the Camelus dromedarius isolate mCamDro1 chromosome 21, mCamDro1.pat, whole genome shotgun sequence genome encodes:
- the LRRN2 gene encoding leucine-rich repeat neuronal protein 2, with amino-acid sequence MRLLVAPLLLAWVASATAAVPVVPWRVPCPPQCACQIRPWYTPRSSYREATTVDCNDLFLTAVPPALPAGTQTLLLQSNGIVRVDQSELGYLANLTELDLSQNSFSDTRDCDFRALPQLLSLHLEENQLTRLEDHSFAGLASLQELYLNHNQLYRIAPRAFSGLSNLLRLHLNSNLLRAVDSRWFEMLPNLEILMIGGNKVDAILDMNFRPLANLRSLVLAGMNLREISDYALEGLQSLESLSFYDNRLARVPRRALEQVPGLKFLDLNKNPLQRVGPGDFANMLHLKELGLNNMEELVSIDKFALVNLPELTKLDITNNPRLSFIHPRAFHHLPQMETLMLNNNALSALHQQTVESLPNLQEVGLHGNPIRCDCVIRWANATGTRVRFIEPQSTLCAEPPDLQRRPVREVPFREMTDHCLPLISPRSFPPSLQVASGESLVLHCRALAEPEPEIYWVTPAGVRLTAARAGRRYQVYPEGTLELRRVTAKEAGLYTCVAQNLVGADTKTVSVVVGRAPLQPGRDKERGLELRVQETHPYHILLSWVSPPNTVSTNLTWSSASSLQGHGATALARLPRGTHSYNITRLLQATEYWACLQVAFADAHTQLACVWARTKEAAPCHRALGDRPGLIAILALAVFLLAAGLAAHLGTGQPRQGVGGRPLLPAWALWGWSAPSARVVSAPLVLHWNPGRKLPRSSEGETLSPPLLQNS; translated from the coding sequence ATGAGGCTCCTCGTGGCCCCCCTCTTGCTGGCTTGGGTGGCTAGTGCCACTGCCGCTGTACCCGTGGTGCCCTGGCGCGTGCCCTGCCCCCCTCAGTGTGCCTGCCAGATCCGGCCCTGGTATACACCGCGATCCTCCTACCGTGAGGCCACCACCGTGGACTGCAATGACCTATTCCTGACGGCCGTGCCCCCCGCGCTGCCCGCAGGCACGCAGACCCTGCTGCTACAGAGCAACGGCATTGTCCGAGTGGACCAGAGTGAGCTCGGCTACCTGGCCAACCTCACAGAGCTGGACCTGTCCCAGAACAGCTTTTCAGACACCCGAGACTGTGATTTCCgtgccctgccccagctcctgagTCTGCACCTGGAGGAGAACCAGCTGACCCGCCTGGAGGACCACAGCTTTGCAGGGCTGGCCAGCCTGCAGGAGCTCTATCTCAACCACAACCAGCTGTACCGCATCGCCCCCAGGGCCTTCTCTGGCCTCAGCAACCTGCTGCGGCTGCACCTCAACTCCAACCTGCTGAGGGCCGTTGACAGCCGCTGGTTCGAGATGCTACCCAACCTGGAGATCCTCATGATTGGCGGCAACAAGGTGGACGCCATCCTGGACATGAACTTCCGGCCCCTGGCCAACCTGCGCAGCCTGGTGCTCGCGGGCATGAACCTGCGGGAGATCTCCGACTATGCCCTGGAGGGGCTGCAAAGCCTGGAGAGCCTCTCCTTCTATGACAACCGGCTGGCCCGGGTGCCCCGGCGAGCGCTGGAGCAGGTGCCTGGGCTCAAGTTCCTAGACCTGAACAAGAACCCGCTCCAGCGAGTGGGGCCCGGGGACTTTGCCAATATGCTGCACCTGAAGGAGCTGGGGCTGAACAACATGGAGGAGCTGGTTTCCATCGACAAGTTTGCCCTGGTCAACCTCCCCGAGCTGACCAAGCTGGACATCACCAACAACCCCCGGCTGTCTTTCATCCACCCCCGCGCCTTCCACCACCTGCCCCAGATGGAGACCCTCATGCTCAACAACAACGCTCTCAGTGCCTTGCACCAGCAGACAGTGGAGTCCCTGCCCAACCTGCAGGAGGTGGGTCTCCATGGCAACCCCATCCGCTGTGACTGTGTCATCCGCTGGGCCAATGCCACGGGCACCCGTGTCCGCTTCATTGAGCCACAGTCCACTCTGTGTGCTGAGCCCCCAGACCTCCAGCGCCGCCCAGTGCGAGAGGTGCCCTTCCGGGAGATGACGGACCACTGCCTGCCCCTCATCTCCCCCCGCAGTTTCCCCCCCAGCCTCCAGGTGGCCAGTGGAGAGAGCCTGGTGTTGCACTGCCGGGCACTGGCTGAACCAGAACCCGAGATCTACTGGGTCACTCCAGCTGGGGTTCGACTGACGGCTGCCCGGGCAGGCAGGAGGTACCAGGTGTACCCCGAGGGGACCCTGGAGCTGCGGAGAGTGACAGCAAAAGAGGCAGGGCTGTACACCTGTGTGGCCCAGAACCTGGTAGGGGCTGACACTAAGACGGTTAGTGTGGTTGTTGGCCGGGCTCCCTTGCAGCCAGGCAGAGACAAGGAACGGGGTCTAGAACTCCGGGTACAGGAGACCCACCCCTATCACATCCTACTGTCTTGGGTCTCCCCACCCAACACCGTCTCCACCAACCTCACCTGGTCCAGCgcctcctccctccagggccACGGGGCCACTGCCCTGGCCCGACTGCCACGGGGCACCCACAGCTACAACATTACCCGCCTCCTTCAGGCCACGGAGTACTGGGCCTGCCTGCAAGTGGCCTTTGCTGACGCCCATACCCAGTTGGCATGTGTATGGGCCAGGACTAAAGAGGCTGCTCCTTGTCACAGGGCCTTAGGGGACAGACCTGGGCTCATAGCCATTCTGGCTCTCGCCGTCTTCCTGCTGGCAGCCGGGCTGGCGGCCCACCTCGGCACTGGCCAGCCCAGGCAGGGAGTgggggggcggcctctccttccagCCTGGGCTCTCTGGGGCTGGAGCGCCCCTTCAGCCCGGGTGGTGTCTGCACCTCTTGTCCTGCACTGGAATCCAGGGAGGAAGCTACCCAGGTCCTCAGAAGGGGAGACACTGTCACCACCATTGTTGCAAAATTCCTGA